One Miscanthus floridulus cultivar M001 chromosome 11, ASM1932011v1, whole genome shotgun sequence DNA window includes the following coding sequences:
- the LOC136492318 gene encoding uncharacterized protein, which translates to MGRGPLDHLPDIEETVPEASASSPMLPGGGGGATPGSAIAHLGAKADTPKERALGKCAVRLVGSTAAVERVVVGVTQLPPQRTKGAPGSIEDRLAPMDMEACFVLSQKQPAEVPTLAPLKVLKVNPGSTALQRGTASVRANPKEPATQGGATEAALTQMGEGAPLRREGEARESDGAEVPSVAKATVVKAPRVSEAKAMEAGAPRTAEAAAAGVGALMTTEATMVEAGAPGTTEANVITVRPLAPEVEMKAAEASVAPLVQGPPSLRESAQEVEVHPISSDDTSRV; encoded by the exons ATGGGgaggggtcccctagaccatctccctgacattgaGGAGACGGTGCCCgaggcgtcggcaagcagcccgatgctcccaggaggaggaggaggagccaccccGGGGTCGGCGATTGCCCACCtcggggccaaggccgacacgcccaAGGAGCGGGCATTGGGCAAATGTGCCGTCAGGCTAGTGGGCTCGACGGCAGCAGTGGAgcgggtggtggtgggggtgacgcaactgcccccgcagaggaccaagggggcgccggggtccatcgAGGACCGTCTGGCGCCAATGGATATGGAGGCC TGTTTTGTCCTTAGCCAGAAGCAacctgcggaggtgcctaccttggcgccccttaaggtgctcaaggtgaaccccggctccaccgcccTACAACGTGGCACGGCGTCGGTGAGGGCTAACCCGAAGGAgccagccacccaaggaggggctaccgaggcggcccTGACACAGATGGGGGAGGGAGCACCTCTGCGCCGCGAGGGTGAGGCCCGTGAGTCGGATGGGGCTGAGGTGCCCTCAGTTGCCAAGGCCACCGTGGTCAAGGCCCCCAGGGTCTCCGAGGCCAAGGCGATGGAGGCCGGGGCGCCCAGGACCGCTGAGGCCGCAGCGGCGGGTGTCGGAGCCCTcatgaccaccgaggccacgatggtggaggccggagcccctgggaccaccgaggccaacgTGATCACGGTGAGGCCGTTGGCCccggaagtggagatgaaggcggcggaggcctcggtggcacccttggttcaaggcccgccatcgttgcgggagagcgcccaggaggtggaggtccatccgatctcctccgatgatacttctcgGGTGTAG